The window GGGCGGGCTCTTATGGCACCGCCCTTGCCATTTCTTTAGCCAGCAACGGTCATAAGACCTTGTTATGGGGACACGATCCTGTCCACATGCAAACGCTTGCTCAAGACAAGTGCAACCAAGCGTTTTTGCCTGGTATTGCGTTTCCTGATTGTTTACAGATCGAAGCCGATTTAGCCAAAGCCTTAGCTGCCAGTAATAATGTGTTAGTGGTAGTGCCAAGCCATGTGTTTGGAACTGTGCTTGAGCAAGCTAAACCGTTACTCCGTAGCGATGCGCGCATCGTATGGGCAACGAAAGGGCTCGAGCCTGAAACCGGACGTTTGCTGCAAGATGTGGCCCGTGATGTGTTAGGTGAGCAATATCCGCTGGCGGTGTTATCTGGGCCGACCTTCGCGAAAGAATTAGCCATGGGTTTACCTACGGCCATTTCGGTTGCGGGTACTTGTCCTACGTTCACCAACGATCTCGTCGAGCTGTTACACAGCCCTAAACGTTTGCGGGTTTACGCCAACGACGACTTTACCGGACTGCAACTTGGCGGTGCGGTAAAGAACGTGATCGCGATTGGTGCGGGTATGTCTGACGGCATCGGCTTTGGTGCCAATGCCAGAACGGCCTTGATTACCCGTGGTTTAGTCGAGTTAACTCGTTTAGGCGAAGCCTTAGGGGCCAATGCGGCCACCTTTATGGGAATG of the Shewanella baltica genome contains:
- the gpsA gene encoding NAD(P)H-dependent glycerol-3-phosphate dehydrogenase, giving the protein MKNSADITVLGAGSYGTALAISLASNGHKTLLWGHDPVHMQTLAQDKCNQAFLPGIAFPDCLQIEADLAKALAASNNVLVVVPSHVFGTVLEQAKPLLRSDARIVWATKGLEPETGRLLQDVARDVLGEQYPLAVLSGPTFAKELAMGLPTAISVAGTCPTFTNDLVELLHSPKRLRVYANDDFTGLQLGGAVKNVIAIGAGMSDGIGFGANARTALITRGLVELTRLGEALGANAATFMGMAGLGDLVLTCTDNQSRNRRFGLALGKGCDVITAQAEIGQVVEGYRNTKEVFTLAKRLGVEMPITEQIYQVLYQGKSPVDAAKELLSREKKSETPAQ